The Raphanus sativus cultivar WK10039 chromosome 6, ASM80110v3, whole genome shotgun sequence sequence TCGATATAGTTATTTTATTGATGATCGAGAACTAATTGCGTTGGATTGAATGTGATTACGAAGAAAGTCTTCGGCATATTGGTGTACAACGAATACAAAGATGAGACTTTTAGTGAATGTGATTACGAAGAAAGTCTTTCCCgatatttttcatttcaataaGATTAGAGAGTTACATAacatataacattaaaatataaatcatatactctttccattttaaaataatacatattttggAGTATTcacatttttaagaaaacatgtaaaattttgacaataaatgtatGATTTTCctgtttagttatttttgtgaatttttaaccaatcaaaattttattgacTGTGTTTgaagtttacaattttttattattacatgcattgaaattttaaaatatagatcttttaaaaatatttttttttctaaaacatggatCGAGAAGATATTTAAAACATTTCTGATAAATCTGTgttctatctatcttattaaaacagaaacattctgttggacctaacatttattttgtaagtttttaaattaaatacacatttatactttataattaaacatatattaagtcactaatgttcatttctttatagtactatccatgtttccaaacaatatacttatttctttatactactatcaatgtttccaaacaatatattttttatactactatcaatgtttccaaacaatacaataactaatcttagttattttatatctatcattttctctttaaaattttgtagaaacgtcataatttcataaattgcaaaatagtaaactttaaaatttcgattataagattacaaattatgaaactattacaatttaaatccaattagattacatatcggtcatccatcagtttaatcggttagtcgaagggttttagtgattttttaatatgaatattttaaaaacataaattgaattgtcagatctccggattaaccggtataattacaatcgggttgaatttaaaaatactgatttaaatgcaaaaatattttaaatacacactctttaaaaataaccaaaatatttgttaaattattagtgaaatttttcatcgtaaaatatcccgcgcttcaaaagcgcggatcaaaatctagtatttattaaaatgaaaagcTACCCGTCAAAGTCTAGTTCAGTTTCTTTATGAAGACAAACATGATCCTGCAATTTCAATCCTGCAAAAGCGATGCACTTCCAATGCATGGGCTTCACAACTCAACTGGGCCACGTTGTTATGGTTGGGCTTTGTGAGATCGATGGGCGTATTTCATTCGTCAGGTATTTTGCTTACCTCAGAAGATGATTTTATTGTTACGGCACGAAGAAATAATTAGAGAACAAGAGCACATCGATAGATACAAACCAAAGCTTTCAAAAATCGATAtcatttatttgtatttttttttcttttcatgttCTTGTTTTCCCTTTCTTTCGGTTACATGAACTTTTATGTTGGTCTTCTTTGATTATCTAACACTTGTCTCCAGTGATAAACAAAACTGAGAATAGTCTACAAGGGATTATTAAAAACCATAACCGAAGATAGAATCATGTCCATAAGCCATccgatgattttttttttttggtcaacagcCATCCGATGATCAATTTGATTTTTatgttctttaaaaaataaaaacttaagaTGTCTGCGGCTGccgtaaattaaaaaaatcgatACTTCGATTAGACCGTTGTTGACAAAACAAattgaaaagaaacaaaaatgattATCAGTTATCGACTAGGCTCCATGTTTGACTAGTATACGAATAGTTGAACTGGTTTTTGTAACGCAGCTTCTAAAATGATGtatagaagaaaaaagaagtatCACCTCACACATAAGAATAGAAAAAAGaagtataacattttattatttattatttattttcgagTTTCAACTGGTTTAGTTGTAGCAAAACTATAGCTAAACTCTAGTCAAAATCATTCTGATTCGGTTTATTTGGTTGTGGGTTGGAGTTATGTTTAGTTCAGTAAAAAGTTAATCACCTAGACATGATATTtgtgctcaaaaaaaaaaactacacatGATATccaataaaacttaaaattttgatgATTGTGTAGCAAAAAAAGCTAAACACTACAAGAATGGTGACCCAATACCTAATGGACTAATGGtaatacaataaaatttaaaatttcaattatttacatgaaatccaataaaatttaaaattttagtgaTTGTTCAGCAAAAATGCCAAACATTGAAAGCATTCTTATTGAAGATGTCTCTCACaaatatgttaaataaattattataagtaACTAGATTAGATATaccaaaatgataaaaaaaaaatggtatgGACAGCTTCTCCTTTATATAAATACACGATTGGTAATTTACTCTGATCACTCTCATCGCTTCTCATTTCCATTTTATTCGTCTTCGTCAATCATCACACCTCATGGCTCACTCTCTCGGCCTCACTCAACCCAAATCCACTCACCATCCCAAGGTTCGGTTCGTCTCTCTCAACTTCACTCTAACATTTGATCCGTTGACTTGACTCTTTATGTCTGTTTCGGCGCAGATCTCGTTCTCCGCGACGGAGACCGACGTAACCGAGTGGAAAGGAGACTTACTCGTCGTCGGCGCGACGGAGAAAGACTTGACCAAGGACGCAGCCTCGAAGAAGTTCGAGAACCCGATCTTGAACAAGCTCGACGCTCACCTGAGTGGACTCTTATCCTTAGTCTCCTCCGAAGAGGATTTCACCGGTAAACCGGGCCAGTCAACGGTTCTTAGACTTCCCGGTTTAGGGTCGAAACGGatcggtttgatcggtttaggaaagtcctcttcttttttttctccggCGTCTTTTCAGGGCCTCGGTGAAGCTGTTGCCACGGTTGCTAAAGCTTCTCAGTCTAGCAGCGTCGCCGTCGCTCTTGCCTCCTCCCCCACTGATAAGCTTGGCTCTGCATCAGCTTTAGCTTCAGGTAAACGTAAAGTTCGAGTCTTTGATTGTGGAATATTTACGGAAGCTTGagtcttttttattattattattattattggtgTGGATGGATAGGGGTAGTGCTTGGATTGTTTGAAGACTGTAGGTTTAAATCTGAGTCAAAGAAACCGTCTTTGAGCTCTGTTGATCTCATTGGATTTGGAACTGGACCTgagctagagaagaggctcaaGTTTGCTGAAGATGTTTCTTACGGTGTCATTTTCGGGAGAGAGCTCATTAACTCTCCTGCCAATGTCCTCACTCCCGCTGTGCTTGCTGAGGAAGCAGCAAAAGTGGCTTCTACTTATAGCGATGTGTTCACTGCAAACATCTTGAACGAGGAGCAGTGCAGGGAGTTGAAGATGGGTTCTTATCTGGCTGTTGCTGCTGCTTCGGCTAATCCTCCTTTCTTCATCCACCTTGTCTATAGACCTCCGGGTGGCGATGTTAAGACCAAACTTGCTCTTGTTGGAAAAGGATTGACCTTTGACAGGTTAATCACTCTTGAGCATATGCTTTTGTATTGGTGATGGTACTGATCTTTTAGTGGTTGTTGATTTACAGTGGTGGCTACAACATTAAGGCTGGACCTGGCTCCTCTATTGAGCTCATGAAATTCGACATGGGTGGTTCGGCTGCTGTTCTTGGTGCTGCGAAAGCCATTGGTGAGATTAAGCCTCCTGGTGTTGAGGTAAGCTTCCCCCCTTTCACATTTTTTCGAAGGTagagtgttttttttgtttgttaacgCAACTAACCAATTGGTCTTCCACAACCAGGTTCATTTCATCGTTGCAGCATGTGAGAATATGATTAGTGGAACTGGAATGAGACCTGGTGATGTCATCACCGCCTCAAACGGAAAGACCATTGAGGTAAtcagatgattttttttttgttaattcagGTTTGAGACTCTTGCTGTTTATCTATATCCTATGGCGATGCTAAGTGTTGGTAATGGTGTTTTCAGGTCAACAACACAGATGCTGAGGGTCGTCTAACACTTGCTGATGCTCTAGTCTATGCTTGTAACCAGGGCGTTGACAAGGTATGTTCTTTGCTTTGTTGATAAAATAAGCTTGTTTCTGTTTAAAACGTGAATTTTAACATTGCAGATTGTTGACCTGGCTACATTGACTGGGGCATGCGTTATTGCTCTTGGAACATCAATGGCTGGTATATAGCTAAATAATCCTAAGGAAACCCATGCATTGGGACCATTTGATCTATATGAAGATTGGTGGCTCATGATGGTTGTTTGGTGTTTTTCACTTGGCAGGAATTTACACACCTAATGATGAGCTTGCGACGGAGGTGATTGCTGCATCAGAGAGGAGTGGAGAGAAGCTGTGGAGGATGCCATTAGAGGAGAGCTATTGGGAGATGATGAAGTCTGGATGTGCTGATATGGTCAACACAGGCGGGCGTGCAGGAGGCTCCATCACCGCAGCTCTCTTCTTGAAACAGGTGAAAAAGCAAATACTATTTTTGAAGACTATATATAACATGTTATtattgatataaaaataatggtGAAAAATGACAAAAGAATCTGCTAATTGTAATTGTTTCTCTCAGTTTGTGAGCGAGAAGGTGCAATGGATGCATATAGACATGGCCGGACCGGTGTGGAACGAGAAGAAGAAGTCTGGGACTGGGTTTGGTGTTGCGACGCTTGTCGAATGGGTGCAGACGAATTCTTCTGCGTAGATGTAACCTGGAGGATGAGATAAACAGAGAGTGACCGCTGGTTTTATAATAATGTGTCGAAAGTTATtgtgttttaaatgttttttaatttttactttttgaacAGTAAATTTATCATATGTTGAATAAAGGGGTCACTTTGCTTTGTCGTTCGAAGATGCTGTCTGAAATTTCTTCACTTCTGAATATTCAACATTTGTCCTCACTCAAGGAAATCCTTAAATTATTGTGCCGCAGTTATGGGAAAAAACAAGATAgacttgaaaataaaatacaaaataattaattattgaagatatttttttacaaatgtttttttttccgtctaAGAATTTATTGATTATAGGCAAAAGCCTAAAAGGCCAAGCctaaacaaactaaaaattaCAACAACAGACATAAGCTCAAACTAAAGGCAAACTAAAAAAACTGAAAGGCCCACAAGGAGCCCAAGGCCAACACGTCTCCAAACCAAGCTAATGTGTTGAAGCCAAAAAAACACGCGTCACGTACGCATCAAACCGCACCGCCTCGAAACACCCACGCCGGAAACCTAGCCGGCGGTTCACCACTACCCCGTAGCACACCGGAGACGAACAGGTACACAAACCTCCGTCCTTTGAACCGGCTTCAAGACTTCACCGAACCAAACAAATCACTCGCCACCGGAATCAACCAGCACTCGTCCACGACCACCACCACTGACAATCCACTTCCAACGACTGTATTGGACGTATCGGATAATCAATAGCACCAACCTTGAAATTCAGATAGCATCAATCGATAAGAATCGAGAGATCTCATCTAAACTCATACTCCTCACTTCATAGAAACCACCTCCAATTTAAATCAATCATTCATCCGGAGAGAAGATCGATCACGATAGAACTGAACAAAACCGGCGGATCTCAGGAACCCGGGAAGAAACCTCAGAGAAATACCATCAACGCTGCCGATACGATACCATCTACCAGGCCGGATGGTTTCACCTAGGGAAGCGCAAACACCACCGGAGTCAAAAGCCAGCTACACGATGTCATGGTGATCACCGTATACCGGAATCCATGTTTACAGCtagaaaggagaagaagaagaaggaaaccACTACAATTCTCATCTTTCTCttaaaagagagaagagagaatcTACCATTCcctctctctttattttttttacaaatgtaTGTGTAGTAGGTAGCCCTCAActtaaaatatccaaaaaaacgTGGCGgtctcttctttcatttttatttggaTTATTCTGATTAACCAGAATTTTCTATgtaaatagtttttcttttttgcttacGGTTTCCAATTGAATTGACTTTCTCTAGGTTCCAATTTAGTCTAGGGTTCTCCAACTATTACTGAAATTtgcatgttttcttttattagGTTTTTGCATGTTGTATCCGAGTTGTAACCGATTGTTCTTCATGTGCTTTTACTTTGTGCAACTATCTTTTGTTTCATGTGTTTATAGTCTGTTTAATCTGTGTTGAGTAATTTTTTCGCTGTTCAGAGGTAGGCATCTTTACATGCTAAGACAGAGCTTCCAGTTTCCTTTAAAGCCGCAAATGGTGTTTGGATTTGGACATACTCATCATTTGTCTGCCTTATTGACTTTTCATCTAATGAAAACACTGCTCACAAGAAAAAAGTAGCAGTCAACTTAACTCCTTGGCCACTTTATTTGAACTTTCTGTTGACAGTACAAGAtcctaaaacaaacaaacaaacaaacttgaTTGGCCATTATTCTTTGCAAAGCAAACTGCTTGTTTCCCAGACTCTTAAGACACGCGGTTAATAACATTAACAGGAACAAGATGAAGAGGATGCTTCCTGTGGCTAGTGAGACCAGGCGCTTCATCAACACTCACTTCCTCCGTCACTTTCCAATCAAAATGGTACAAAAGATTCGCCAAAGTGAACTCCACCGTACTCAATCCCATATACATCGCCGGACAACCTCTCCGTCCACTCCCAAACGGCAACAACTCATAACTCGTCCCTTTAGTTTCAACATTGCTATCCAAAAATCTCTCCGGGATAAACTCATCAGGATCCTTCCACACATCAGGGCTACGTCCAATAGCCCATGTGTTAACATGAATCCGTGTTCCAGGGTATATGTCATAGCCCTTGATCTTGAATCTCGACATTGCCTCTCTTGGAATCAGGATTGGACTCGGTGCATGTAACCTCCAAGTCTCCTTGATCACCATTTTCATGTACTCTAGGCCTTCGAGATCCTCGTATGTCACTTTTCCCTTGTCTCCTACACGCTCACGTATCTCGGTTTGTACTTTCTTCATC is a genomic window containing:
- the LOC108810842 gene encoding leucine aminopeptidase 1; this translates as MAHSLGLTQPKSTHHPKISFSATETDVTEWKGDLLVVGATEKDLTKDAASKKFENPILNKLDAHLSGLLSLVSSEEDFTGKPGQSTVLRLPGLGSKRIGLIGLGKSSSFFSPASFQGLGEAVATVAKASQSSSVAVALASSPTDKLGSASALASGVVLGLFEDCRFKSESKKPSLSSVDLIGFGTGPELEKRLKFAEDVSYGVIFGRELINSPANVLTPAVLAEEAAKVASTYSDVFTANILNEEQCRELKMGSYLAVAAASANPPFFIHLVYRPPGGDVKTKLALVGKGLTFDSGGYNIKAGPGSSIELMKFDMGGSAAVLGAAKAIGEIKPPGVEVHFIVAACENMISGTGMRPGDVITASNGKTIEVNNTDAEGRLTLADALVYACNQGVDKIVDLATLTGACVIALGTSMAGIYTPNDELATEVIAASERSGEKLWRMPLEESYWEMMKSGCADMVNTGGRAGGSITAALFLKQFVSEKVQWMHIDMAGPVWNEKKKSGTGFGVATLVEWVQTNSSA